In one window of Helianthus annuus cultivar XRQ/B chromosome 17, HanXRQr2.0-SUNRISE, whole genome shotgun sequence DNA:
- the LOC110923107 gene encoding uncharacterized protein LOC110923107 isoform X1: MDSNGLKPPVSESDKMEASAKHLPIKKRRIVFMDSSPSLNNASSSQGTESVAAQDANAKADVNCLPAASLTVADLHQSESNDSKLDVHKCVTYSRKRNEREDISGTSVALGALEVKANSVKLENKSANETAINMLTAASRDVASSTVVNSTPDESTLDDSCPHASSESECTERSLVTSNTQKSAALDERLNWDLNTVMAWDEQLECDHNMSGCKQGTESGSVSQNIGNETLPVELKGLIIKTEGSELEECKPVFNDVGKLSSSVINSAPFIAVSKVSSLRNQHADSSTPDAVPSALTLEYPMSEISAKHVDGMATGTDFTFMPSGFGHGIDIRDNVVLSKNASSGDNVNHTIVGVRTTENDKLNLSLVTTPSLENRVHQMGSMVNEDDKANVKRLITSNRIAMENLSSKGTESSYNVLVSSKSVDSVSCGNSTMTATQTTEIEKLNLSLVTAATTEIVAHQRSGTIFDDEDDKTKVKRVITSKGIITENPPAAVSSMHDVVCSDAEVPPQSGKSHTNFTNDIISNNKELRNDESLPSDIQAGSEVDNTDEVSYGYEESQFEDGELLESSIQTREGNGGENREIKHGTDHKGAFSTPENGSLKSTDVGSQKGTDEISSVLWPEKLDGSDQISGSEPSVIEKYTTEVNMKDDSQSDQWKMNVSGSDLLPENQSFSSNITKINDFSSIKSSSGITEDFETKVELPKFYRREPPTRDAFLSRSRFRMQGSSSNADESASRSVRDSGVIRSLGRGKYTRGGGTWDRSPPFRGPSFRRSLPEDDILTDKSGVDPNVTRGSFRRRLIVNSEEDEFRARLGLRPTGDTGHNRFVNVGRGRSLRYGSRLNDVGPRERYYGHPTNDEPSMDYSHSFAARQRCFSPTRHHSGSTSPPRARTRSPIGDGFRGRSRSPILRADTRMRREPIYRHGFESDHVGGYNLEQSVNNNPPPGSRFVKYKQRPSVFDRRSPPPATGERLGFYESSRKTKQNENYSSSRFTELHAGGRDDDVMDHGYRRGGFVRPYDMGRPIKHIQYNEEEGYGPPPVYDSRDKEALEFHGRGNPKLYRDLPRRAREDRDKW; the protein is encoded by the exons ATGGATTCAAACGGGTTGAAACCGCCTGTTTCGGAATCTGATAAG ATGGAAGCCTCGGCCAAACATTTACCTATCAAGAAAAGGAGGATCGTATTCATGGATTCGTCGCCATCGCTTAACAACGCTTCGTCCTCACAAGGGACTGAAAGCGTTGCTGCGCAAGATGCTAATGCGAAAGCAGACGTGAATTGCCTGCCTGCTGCATCGTTGACGGTTGCTGACTTGCATCAAAGTGAGAGTAATGATAGTAAACTGGATGTACACAAGTGTGTGACGTATAGTAGGAAACGTAATGAGCGTGAAGATATAAGTGGCACGTCTGTAGCTCTTGGTGCTTTAGAGGTTAAAGCAAATAGTGTGAAGTTGGAGAATAAGTCTGCTAATGAAACTGCTATCAACATGTTAACAGCCGCTTCTCGAGATGTTGCCTCCTCTACGGTGGTTAATTCCACCCCGGATGAATCCACGTTGGATGATTCATGCCCACATGCCTCTTCTGAATCAGAATGTACCGAGAGGTCTCTAGTAACAAGTAATACACAAAAGTCTGCTGCTTTGGATGAAAGATTAAATTGGGATTTGAACACTGTAATGGCATGGGATGAACAACTAGAATGTGACCACAACATGAGCGGTTGTAAGCAAGGAACAGAAAGTGGAAGCGTTTCTCAAAACATAGGAAATGAAACTTTACCTGTTGAGTTGAAGGGTTTAATTATTAAAACTGAGGGATCAGAGCTGGAAGAGTGTAAACCGGTCTTTAATGATGTCGGAAAGTTGTCGTCTTCTGTTATTAATAGTGCTCCTTTTATTGCCGTCTCTAAAGTAAGTTCCTTACGCAATCAGCATGCTGATAGTTCTACTCCTGATGCTGTTCCTAGTGCGCTCACATTGGAGTACCCAATGTCCGAAATTTCTGCAAAGCATGTGGATGGTATGGCCACGGGTACTGATTTTACATTTATGCCCTCAGGTTTTGGTCATGGTATAGACATACGTGATAATGTTGTTTTATCTAAAAATGCGAGTTCTGGGGATAATGTTAATCATACTATCGTTGGTGTACGCACAACTGAGAATGATAAACTTAATCTATCACTTGTTACTACTCCCTCTCTTGAAAATAGAGTTCATCAGATGGGAAGTATGGTTAATGAAGATGATAAGGCTAATGTCAAAAGGTTAATTACTAGCAATAGGATTGCCATGGAGAATTTGAGTAGCAAGGGGACTGAAAGTTCATATAATGTACTTGTTTCATCTAAAAGTGTTGATTCTGTGAGTTGTGGTAATAGTACTATGACAGCTACACAAACGACCGAGATTGAGAAACTTAATTTATCACTTGTCACTGCAGCCACTACAGAAATTGTAGCTCATCAAAGAAGTGGTACTatctttgatgatgaagatgataaaaCTAAGGTCAAAAGAGTAATTACTAGCAAAGGGATCATTACGGAGAACCCACCTGCTGCAGTTTCTTCAATGCATGATGTTGTTTGTTCTGATGCTGAAGTTCCACCTCAATCTGGAAAATCACACACCAACTTTACCAATGATATTATAAGTAATAACAAAGAGCTTCGTAATGACGAGAGTTTACCAAGTGACATTCAAGCAGGAAGTGAGGTTGATAATACGGATGAAGTCTCGTATGGTTATGAGGAGTCTCAATTTGAAGATGGAGAATTGTTGGAATCAAGCATACAAACACGGGAAGGGAATGGTGGGGAGAATAGAGAAATTAAACATGGTACCGATCACAAGGGTGCTTTTAGTACCCCTGAAAATGGTTCCTTAAAGTCCACTGATGTCGGGTCCCAAAAGGGAACAGATGAAATTTCTAGTGTATTGTGGCCTGAAAAACTTGACGGCAGTGACCAAATATCTGGTTCTGAACCAAGTGTGATAGAAAAGTATACGACAGAAGTTAACATGAAGGATGATAGCCAATCAGATCAATGGAAAATGAATGTATCAGGATCAGATCTCTTGCCCGAGAATCAGAGCTTCTCTAGTAATATTACTAAAATAAATGATTTCAGCAGTATAAAATCTTCCTCGGGGATAACTGAAGATTTTGAAACAAAGGTTGAACTACCAAAATTCTATAGAAGAGAACCACCAACACGGGATGCATTTCTTAGTAGGAGTAGATTTCGTATGCAAGGGAG TTCCAGCAACGCTGATGAATCAGCTTCCAGGTCTGTTAGGGACTCGGGTGTCATAAGGTCTCTTGGACGTGGTAAATACACACGTGGAGGTGGAACGTGGGATAGATCCCCACCTTTTCGTGGTCCTTCCTTTCGTCGTTCTTTACCTGAAGATGATATTTTGACAGACAAATCCGGTGTCGATCCAAATGTTACACGCGGATCTTTCAGAAGGCGATTAATAGTAAACTCTGAAGAAGATGAGTTCCGTGCACGTTTGGGGCTGAGACCAACTGGTGACACTGGTCATAATCGATTTGTGAATGTGGGAAGGGGAAGATCGTTGAGATATGGTTCAAGACTTAACGATGTGGGACCCAGGGAACGATACTATGGACATCCTACAAATGATGAACCGTCAATGGACTATTCACATTCTTTTGCCGCTAGACAGCGGTGCTTTTCTCCCACACGTCACCATTCTGGGTCAACGTCTCCTCCAAGAGCCCGAACTCGTTCTCCAATTGGTGATGGTTTTAGAGGCCGTAGTAGATCTCCTATTTTGAGAGCTGATACTAGAATGCGAAGGGAACCCATATATCGACATGGTTTTGAATCAGATCATGTTGGTGGATATAATCTGGAACAATCTGTAAACAATAACCCTCCTCCTGGTTCAAGATTTGTAAAGTACAAACAACGACCTTCTGTTTTTGACAGGAGATCACCACCACCAGCAACTGGAGAAAGACTTGGTTTCTATGAATCTTCAAGAAAAACAAAACAGAACGAAAACTACAGCTCCTCGCGATTTACCGAGCTTCATGCAGGTGGGAGAGATGACGATGTAATGGATCATGGGTATAGGCGTGGCGGGTTTGTTAGGCCTTATGACATGGGTAGGCCCATTAAACATATACAGTATAACGAGGAAGAAGGTTACGGTCCTCCTCCGGTCTATGATTCCCGTGATAAGGAAGCTTTGGAATTCCATGGCCGAGGGAACCCGAAACTGTACCGTGATCTTCCAAGGAGGGCTAGAGAAGATAGAGACAAGTGGTGA
- the LOC110923107 gene encoding uncharacterized protein LOC110923107 isoform X2, protein MEASAKHLPIKKRRIVFMDSSPSLNNASSSQGTESVAAQDANAKADVNCLPAASLTVADLHQSESNDSKLDVHKCVTYSRKRNEREDISGTSVALGALEVKANSVKLENKSANETAINMLTAASRDVASSTVVNSTPDESTLDDSCPHASSESECTERSLVTSNTQKSAALDERLNWDLNTVMAWDEQLECDHNMSGCKQGTESGSVSQNIGNETLPVELKGLIIKTEGSELEECKPVFNDVGKLSSSVINSAPFIAVSKVSSLRNQHADSSTPDAVPSALTLEYPMSEISAKHVDGMATGTDFTFMPSGFGHGIDIRDNVVLSKNASSGDNVNHTIVGVRTTENDKLNLSLVTTPSLENRVHQMGSMVNEDDKANVKRLITSNRIAMENLSSKGTESSYNVLVSSKSVDSVSCGNSTMTATQTTEIEKLNLSLVTAATTEIVAHQRSGTIFDDEDDKTKVKRVITSKGIITENPPAAVSSMHDVVCSDAEVPPQSGKSHTNFTNDIISNNKELRNDESLPSDIQAGSEVDNTDEVSYGYEESQFEDGELLESSIQTREGNGGENREIKHGTDHKGAFSTPENGSLKSTDVGSQKGTDEISSVLWPEKLDGSDQISGSEPSVIEKYTTEVNMKDDSQSDQWKMNVSGSDLLPENQSFSSNITKINDFSSIKSSSGITEDFETKVELPKFYRREPPTRDAFLSRSRFRMQGSSSNADESASRSVRDSGVIRSLGRGKYTRGGGTWDRSPPFRGPSFRRSLPEDDILTDKSGVDPNVTRGSFRRRLIVNSEEDEFRARLGLRPTGDTGHNRFVNVGRGRSLRYGSRLNDVGPRERYYGHPTNDEPSMDYSHSFAARQRCFSPTRHHSGSTSPPRARTRSPIGDGFRGRSRSPILRADTRMRREPIYRHGFESDHVGGYNLEQSVNNNPPPGSRFVKYKQRPSVFDRRSPPPATGERLGFYESSRKTKQNENYSSSRFTELHAGGRDDDVMDHGYRRGGFVRPYDMGRPIKHIQYNEEEGYGPPPVYDSRDKEALEFHGRGNPKLYRDLPRRAREDRDKW, encoded by the exons ATGGAAGCCTCGGCCAAACATTTACCTATCAAGAAAAGGAGGATCGTATTCATGGATTCGTCGCCATCGCTTAACAACGCTTCGTCCTCACAAGGGACTGAAAGCGTTGCTGCGCAAGATGCTAATGCGAAAGCAGACGTGAATTGCCTGCCTGCTGCATCGTTGACGGTTGCTGACTTGCATCAAAGTGAGAGTAATGATAGTAAACTGGATGTACACAAGTGTGTGACGTATAGTAGGAAACGTAATGAGCGTGAAGATATAAGTGGCACGTCTGTAGCTCTTGGTGCTTTAGAGGTTAAAGCAAATAGTGTGAAGTTGGAGAATAAGTCTGCTAATGAAACTGCTATCAACATGTTAACAGCCGCTTCTCGAGATGTTGCCTCCTCTACGGTGGTTAATTCCACCCCGGATGAATCCACGTTGGATGATTCATGCCCACATGCCTCTTCTGAATCAGAATGTACCGAGAGGTCTCTAGTAACAAGTAATACACAAAAGTCTGCTGCTTTGGATGAAAGATTAAATTGGGATTTGAACACTGTAATGGCATGGGATGAACAACTAGAATGTGACCACAACATGAGCGGTTGTAAGCAAGGAACAGAAAGTGGAAGCGTTTCTCAAAACATAGGAAATGAAACTTTACCTGTTGAGTTGAAGGGTTTAATTATTAAAACTGAGGGATCAGAGCTGGAAGAGTGTAAACCGGTCTTTAATGATGTCGGAAAGTTGTCGTCTTCTGTTATTAATAGTGCTCCTTTTATTGCCGTCTCTAAAGTAAGTTCCTTACGCAATCAGCATGCTGATAGTTCTACTCCTGATGCTGTTCCTAGTGCGCTCACATTGGAGTACCCAATGTCCGAAATTTCTGCAAAGCATGTGGATGGTATGGCCACGGGTACTGATTTTACATTTATGCCCTCAGGTTTTGGTCATGGTATAGACATACGTGATAATGTTGTTTTATCTAAAAATGCGAGTTCTGGGGATAATGTTAATCATACTATCGTTGGTGTACGCACAACTGAGAATGATAAACTTAATCTATCACTTGTTACTACTCCCTCTCTTGAAAATAGAGTTCATCAGATGGGAAGTATGGTTAATGAAGATGATAAGGCTAATGTCAAAAGGTTAATTACTAGCAATAGGATTGCCATGGAGAATTTGAGTAGCAAGGGGACTGAAAGTTCATATAATGTACTTGTTTCATCTAAAAGTGTTGATTCTGTGAGTTGTGGTAATAGTACTATGACAGCTACACAAACGACCGAGATTGAGAAACTTAATTTATCACTTGTCACTGCAGCCACTACAGAAATTGTAGCTCATCAAAGAAGTGGTACTatctttgatgatgaagatgataaaaCTAAGGTCAAAAGAGTAATTACTAGCAAAGGGATCATTACGGAGAACCCACCTGCTGCAGTTTCTTCAATGCATGATGTTGTTTGTTCTGATGCTGAAGTTCCACCTCAATCTGGAAAATCACACACCAACTTTACCAATGATATTATAAGTAATAACAAAGAGCTTCGTAATGACGAGAGTTTACCAAGTGACATTCAAGCAGGAAGTGAGGTTGATAATACGGATGAAGTCTCGTATGGTTATGAGGAGTCTCAATTTGAAGATGGAGAATTGTTGGAATCAAGCATACAAACACGGGAAGGGAATGGTGGGGAGAATAGAGAAATTAAACATGGTACCGATCACAAGGGTGCTTTTAGTACCCCTGAAAATGGTTCCTTAAAGTCCACTGATGTCGGGTCCCAAAAGGGAACAGATGAAATTTCTAGTGTATTGTGGCCTGAAAAACTTGACGGCAGTGACCAAATATCTGGTTCTGAACCAAGTGTGATAGAAAAGTATACGACAGAAGTTAACATGAAGGATGATAGCCAATCAGATCAATGGAAAATGAATGTATCAGGATCAGATCTCTTGCCCGAGAATCAGAGCTTCTCTAGTAATATTACTAAAATAAATGATTTCAGCAGTATAAAATCTTCCTCGGGGATAACTGAAGATTTTGAAACAAAGGTTGAACTACCAAAATTCTATAGAAGAGAACCACCAACACGGGATGCATTTCTTAGTAGGAGTAGATTTCGTATGCAAGGGAG TTCCAGCAACGCTGATGAATCAGCTTCCAGGTCTGTTAGGGACTCGGGTGTCATAAGGTCTCTTGGACGTGGTAAATACACACGTGGAGGTGGAACGTGGGATAGATCCCCACCTTTTCGTGGTCCTTCCTTTCGTCGTTCTTTACCTGAAGATGATATTTTGACAGACAAATCCGGTGTCGATCCAAATGTTACACGCGGATCTTTCAGAAGGCGATTAATAGTAAACTCTGAAGAAGATGAGTTCCGTGCACGTTTGGGGCTGAGACCAACTGGTGACACTGGTCATAATCGATTTGTGAATGTGGGAAGGGGAAGATCGTTGAGATATGGTTCAAGACTTAACGATGTGGGACCCAGGGAACGATACTATGGACATCCTACAAATGATGAACCGTCAATGGACTATTCACATTCTTTTGCCGCTAGACAGCGGTGCTTTTCTCCCACACGTCACCATTCTGGGTCAACGTCTCCTCCAAGAGCCCGAACTCGTTCTCCAATTGGTGATGGTTTTAGAGGCCGTAGTAGATCTCCTATTTTGAGAGCTGATACTAGAATGCGAAGGGAACCCATATATCGACATGGTTTTGAATCAGATCATGTTGGTGGATATAATCTGGAACAATCTGTAAACAATAACCCTCCTCCTGGTTCAAGATTTGTAAAGTACAAACAACGACCTTCTGTTTTTGACAGGAGATCACCACCACCAGCAACTGGAGAAAGACTTGGTTTCTATGAATCTTCAAGAAAAACAAAACAGAACGAAAACTACAGCTCCTCGCGATTTACCGAGCTTCATGCAGGTGGGAGAGATGACGATGTAATGGATCATGGGTATAGGCGTGGCGGGTTTGTTAGGCCTTATGACATGGGTAGGCCCATTAAACATATACAGTATAACGAGGAAGAAGGTTACGGTCCTCCTCCGGTCTATGATTCCCGTGATAAGGAAGCTTTGGAATTCCATGGCCGAGGGAACCCGAAACTGTACCGTGATCTTCCAAGGAGGGCTAGAGAAGATAGAGACAAGTGGTGA